The stretch of DNA AAATAGATCAGATGATGATAAATTTTTGATTAGATTGATGGTTGGTGGGGCTTTAAGAAAAGAGGCGGCATATAAAAAAGATTTATTGAGTGTTGCACTAAAAGAGCTCAATCGCTCTGCAGGCATATTTGCCCCGCCAGAATTTATTAAAATTATTAGACACCCCATGGCAATACCGCAATACGGTTTAAAACATAAAGATGTAAAAGAAAAAATAGCCGAAATAGAAGAGAGATTTCCTAATCTCTATATAACCGGAAACGCTTTCTTTGGTGTGGGTCTGGATGATTGCATAAAAGCATCATTTGAGGTTTTAGAAAGAATAAAGGCGGGATAATCCCGCCTTTTGTTAGACATCGAAGTAAAGATAAAACTCAGCCGGGTGAGGAATGGAGTTGACATACTTGATTTCATTTTCCCTTTTGTATTCAATCCAGGTTTTAATCAAATCCTCTGTAAAGACATCGCCTCTTAGCAAGAATTCATAATCCTTTTCAAGTTCATCTAACGCCTCTTCTAAATTCTTTGGCATCTTGGGAACTGCTGCAAGCTCCTCAGGTGGCAGGTCGTAGATGTTTTTATCCATCGGCTGGCCTGGGTCGATTTTATTGATAATACCATCTATTCCAGCCATAAGCATTGCGGTGAATGCAAGATATGGGTTGGCTGTTGGATCGGGGAATCTAACCTCAATTCTTTTTGCCTTGGGTGATGGTGAATACATAGGAATTCTCACAGCAGCCGATCTGTTTCTTGATGAGTATGCAAGGTTAATAGGTGCCTCAAATCCAGGAACGAGCCTCTTGTATGAGTTTGTAGTTGGATTTGTAAATGCGGCAAGAGCTTTACCGTGCTTTAAGATTCCGCCGATATAATAGAGAGCTGTTTCACTCAATCCTGCATAACCGTTGCCAGCAAAGAGCGGTTTGCCGTCTTTCCATAAACTTTGATGGGTATGCATGCCTGTGCCATTGTCGCCAGAGAGTGGCTTGGGCATAAATGTAACGGTTTTTCCATACATTAAGGCAACATTTTTTGCGATATATTTGTACTTCAATACATTATCTGCCTGCTCTACAAGTGGAGCAAACCTTATATCGATTTCTGCCTGACCGGCTGTTGCAACCTCATGGTGGTGGGCCTCAACCTCTATACCTGCTTTTTCAAGCTCAAGTACTATATCGCTTCTTAAATCCTGCAGGCTATCAAGCGGTGAAACGGGGAAATACCCCTCTTTATGCCTTATTTTGTATCCAAGATTGGGGTCTTCGTCTTTATTTGTGTTCCAGATGCCTTCTGTAGAATCAACAATGTATGAAGCGGTGTTTGATTCCACTTGAAATCTAACATCATCGAGGATGAAAAACTCAAGCTCTGGACCAAAATATGCAACATCGGCAATACCCGATGATTTTAAATATTCTTCAGCTTTTTTGGCGATTGCCCTTGGATGTCTTAAATAGGGTTCCCTTGTGATCGGGTCTATAACATCGCAGATGATGTTGAGCGTTGCAACCTCTGCAAAAGGGTCTATGAAGGCAGTTTTGGGGTCTGGTACTATAAGCATATCGCTTTCATTGATGCTTTTCCAGCCCCTGATTGAAGAGCCATCAAATCCCAAACCTTCCTCAAAAACCTCTTCTGTAATAACATGAGCTGGAACACTAAAATGCTGCCATGTGCCAAGTAGGTCAACAAACCTTACATCTACGATTTTAATGTCCTCTTCCTGAATCTTTTTTACTACCTCTTCAGCTGTCATCTCAACCTCCATAAAATAAGTTTTCTTGGCTTTCTAAGCAAAGTTTATTCCATTGTTTAAATAAAAGCAAATATTCACAAGCCAACTATTTAGTTGTCTATCTTGCGATAAAATTGTTGCAATATTGATAACATTTTTGTATTATTGCAAACAGTATGATACAGCAGATTAATATCAAAGAGGGTTACCTTACGATAATCCATGAAGCAAGCAAGATATTGAGTAAAAGAAACTCCCTTAATGAGGCATTAAAAGAGATTTTAAAGATCTTATACTCCTACTGGGATGCTCCTGTGTCTTTTGTTGCGCTTTTTGATGACCAGACAGGCACGCTAAAAATTACAGAGAGTTTTGGTATGACAAAAAAAGAGGTTTCAAAAGGCGTGTTTAAAAAAGAGGAGGGGGCTGTTGGTGGCATCTTTAAAAATGAGCTACCTGCTGTCATTTACGATATAGAAAATAATCCAAAATACATCAACAAAACCCGCCTCATTAAACGATTTGGTGGTAATCTTGTGTTTTTAGGTGTGCCTATAAAGGTTGGTGGCGAAAAGTTTGGTGTTTTGTGTGCATATAAGGAGAAAAGCAGGACATTTTCCTATGACGATGCCATAAAAATGCTTTCCACGCTTGCTACTTTGATTGGACTAACAAAAAAAATGTATGAAAGAATGGAAGAGGAGCGTAAATTCTGGCAGGAGGAGAAGGAGATCTTAATAAGCACCATTGGCTCAGATGCCATTGCGTTAAAGGATATTATCGGGGTTTCTGATGTTATTGCAAATATTAAAAAGGTGCTTTTAAAAATCGCATCGACCGATTCTACGGTTTTTATCACAGGTGAAAGTGGCACAGGCAAAACGCTTATTGCACGCACAATCCACAAATTGAGTGCAAGAAAAGACAAACCGTTTGCTACGATTAACTGTGCAGCAATTCCAGAAAACCTGCTTGAAAGTGAGCTGTTTGGGTATGAGCGTGGGGCCTTTAGCGGGGCAGTTTCACGGAAACGGGGGAAATTTGAGCTTGCAAACGGTGGAACGCTGTTTTTAGATGAGATTGGCGATATGCCGCTTGCTTTACAGGCAAAATTACTCAATGTACTTCAGGATAAGGAGATTTCCCGTCTTGGTTCAGAGCAAACAATTCCTATAGATG from Hippea jasoniae encodes:
- the glnA gene encoding type I glutamate--ammonia ligase encodes the protein MTAEEVVKKIQEEDIKIVDVRFVDLLGTWQHFSVPAHVITEEVFEEGLGFDGSSIRGWKSINESDMLIVPDPKTAFIDPFAEVATLNIICDVIDPITREPYLRHPRAIAKKAEEYLKSSGIADVAYFGPELEFFILDDVRFQVESNTASYIVDSTEGIWNTNKDEDPNLGYKIRHKEGYFPVSPLDSLQDLRSDIVLELEKAGIEVEAHHHEVATAGQAEIDIRFAPLVEQADNVLKYKYIAKNVALMYGKTVTFMPKPLSGDNGTGMHTHQSLWKDGKPLFAGNGYAGLSETALYYIGGILKHGKALAAFTNPTTNSYKRLVPGFEAPINLAYSSRNRSAAVRIPMYSPSPKAKRIEVRFPDPTANPYLAFTAMLMAGIDGIINKIDPGQPMDKNIYDLPPEELAAVPKMPKNLEEALDELEKDYEFLLRGDVFTEDLIKTWIEYKRENEIKYVNSIPHPAEFYLYFDV
- a CDS encoding sigma-54-dependent Fis family transcriptional regulator, encoding MIQQINIKEGYLTIIHEASKILSKRNSLNEALKEILKILYSYWDAPVSFVALFDDQTGTLKITESFGMTKKEVSKGVFKKEEGAVGGIFKNELPAVIYDIENNPKYINKTRLIKRFGGNLVFLGVPIKVGGEKFGVLCAYKEKSRTFSYDDAIKMLSTLATLIGLTKKMYERMEEERKFWQEEKEILISTIGSDAIALKDIIGVSDVIANIKKVLLKIASTDSTVFITGESGTGKTLIARTIHKLSARKDKPFATINCAAIPENLLESELFGYERGAFSGAVSRKRGKFELANGGTLFLDEIGDMPLALQAKLLNVLQDKEISRLGSEQTIPIDVRIIAATNKDIEKLLSLGYFREDLYYRLNVIPIHIPPLRERKEDIPILIDYFLKKFNRQYKKRLSITADAVKLMVNYRWGGNIRELENTIERLVIMNDSDIDVSDLPSYIKDNFDIDEPVEHIEAPLGDMPSAIEAIEKQKIQDALKKAGYVKSKAARLLGYTIRQLDYRIKKYNIKVYKL